A genomic region of Acidobacteriota bacterium contains the following coding sequences:
- a CDS encoding AAA family ATPase, translating to MHLATLTIENFRCFGSPGITFEFRAGTNVVIGENNTGKTALIDALRILFSLGSGRRDVYVSQADFHCGATTVPATEVRLDAVFEGLSEDEQGAFYELLSAHDVPRAELHVRFISEQVKGRTRIHPMVWGGELEGQSVSGSTHELISHIYLGALRDAESDLRPGRGSRLGQLIRHVIDSEADRERILGHARTANESILKEKGVQRAAETINEHLVDLTGRSLRQTIRVGFLPPVFDRLAEALRPLLPHGGGTSFLAVYDQAGFANVREAAAEHAGVLDRVARPEGSSIVLDLGRLTRNERELLGDAVVEDLTNHVRGGFGVEQNGMGFNNLIYMGVVLGDLVELRRADPLTFNALLIEEPEAHLHPQLQVLVYDFLDRTSVVDNEMGQVQVFVTSHSPTLTSRADLDSVVVIHRSADASLAATAIRRCPLSAVEKQDLKRYLDVTRSQLFFARGVLLVEGISEALVVPALALRLGRRIDHGAVEVVNVSGVSFAPFAKLFNSSNPKERLDIPCAIITDDDRCSEKTDANRVSVDDDIQESVRKLKAGLPSARCMKTLTLKGGQVGVHVARKTLECELGFDGMNVASLVEAVRGSGHPVIASRLEKSCQVAMDDWERAATVWWALADVKAEVSQRLASLLAENEGSIGARPFRVPSYIDEALKHVMPTDEALTEGTDATAVAEPGTV from the coding sequence ATGCACCTCGCCACTTTGACAATTGAGAACTTCCGCTGTTTCGGATCGCCGGGTATCACGTTCGAGTTTCGGGCCGGCACCAACGTGGTCATCGGCGAGAACAACACCGGGAAGACGGCACTGATAGACGCCTTGCGCATTCTCTTCAGTCTTGGATCGGGCCGACGCGACGTGTACGTATCGCAGGCGGACTTTCACTGTGGTGCCACCACGGTTCCGGCAACGGAAGTTCGGCTTGATGCTGTCTTCGAAGGGCTTTCCGAAGACGAGCAGGGAGCGTTTTACGAGCTGCTCTCGGCTCATGACGTGCCCCGCGCTGAACTGCACGTTCGGTTCATTTCAGAACAGGTCAAGGGGCGCACCCGCATTCATCCCATGGTATGGGGTGGAGAGTTGGAGGGCCAGTCGGTGAGCGGCAGCACGCATGAGCTGATTTCGCACATCTACCTGGGCGCTCTGCGGGATGCCGAGTCGGACTTGAGACCTGGGCGCGGCAGTCGACTGGGCCAACTGATTCGACACGTGATCGATAGCGAGGCGGATCGTGAGCGCATCCTCGGTCATGCTCGCACCGCTAACGAGAGCATTCTCAAGGAGAAGGGAGTGCAGAGGGCGGCCGAGACAATCAACGAACACCTAGTCGACCTGACTGGGCGGAGCTTGCGCCAGACTATCCGCGTTGGCTTCTTGCCCCCGGTGTTCGACCGACTCGCTGAGGCGTTGCGCCCACTGTTGCCACACGGCGGGGGAACTAGCTTTTTGGCGGTGTATGACCAGGCGGGTTTCGCCAATGTCCGCGAAGCGGCGGCTGAACACGCCGGCGTGTTGGACCGTGTGGCCCGACCAGAAGGATCGAGCATCGTGCTCGACTTGGGGCGGCTAACGAGAAACGAGCGTGAACTGCTCGGAGACGCCGTTGTTGAGGATCTCACGAACCATGTCCGTGGCGGCTTCGGCGTGGAACAGAACGGGATGGGCTTTAACAACTTGATCTACATGGGCGTCGTTCTTGGCGACCTTGTCGAGCTGCGTCGGGCGGATCCCCTAACGTTTAACGCGCTTCTCATCGAAGAGCCAGAGGCCCATCTCCACCCACAGCTTCAGGTGCTCGTCTATGACTTTCTCGACCGCACCAGTGTCGTAGACAACGAGATGGGGCAAGTGCAGGTGTTCGTCACTTCACACTCTCCTACTCTAACGTCACGGGCGGATCTCGACAGCGTCGTTGTTATCCACAGAAGCGCCGACGCCTCTCTCGCGGCTACCGCCATCAGACGCTGCCCCCTCTCAGCCGTCGAGAAGCAGGATCTGAAGCGCTATTTGGACGTGACTCGTTCGCAACTGTTCTTCGCTCGAGGCGTGCTGCTCGTGGAGGGGATATCAGAAGCTCTCGTTGTGCCCGCTCTCGCCCTGCGGCTGGGTCGCCGAATCGACCACGGGGCGGTCGAGGTCGTGAACGTATCTGGGGTCTCGTTTGCGCCGTTCGCAAAGTTGTTCAACTCCAGTAATCCAAAGGAACGTCTCGACATCCCTTGCGCCATCATTACCGATGACGACCGATGCTCTGAGAAGACGGACGCGAATCGGGTGTCGGTCGATGACGACATACAAGAGAGCGTGCGCAAACTGAAGGCGGGCCTCCCATCCGCACGCTGCATGAAAACCCTCACGCTCAAAGGCGGACAAGTCGGCGTCCATGTCGCGCGCAAGACACTGGAGTGTGAACTTGGCTTTGACGGCATGAACGTCGCGTCCCTCGTGGAGGCTGTCCGAGGATCCGGGCACCCTGTGATAGCCAGCCGCCTTGAGAAGTCCTGCCAAGTTGCCATGGATGATTGGGAACGTGCTGCGACGGTGTGGTGGGCGCTCGCCGATGTCAAGGCCGAGGTGTCTCAACGCCTGGCTTCGTTGTTGGCTGAAAACGAAGGTAGCATCGGTGCCCGTCCGTTCCGCGTGCCGTCGTACATAGACGAGGCATTGAAGCATGTTATGCCTACAGACGAGG
- a CDS encoding AAA family ATPase — protein MATVPGLQQAITNFDRRDAQQKEKLGQEQRQEILKRFPLEGWPTLPVERYALGQADSSDTYCRWVEFKSSELGSVRGGSSAKLILYKRSDKPGWYVAPFAKDEVEGWDLLRGTFVKAFELASREEWAEIEALEPLQYGPALLLKTLHIYFPEHIVPVCSTAHLKHFLGLLGEEPSSFKSLGPVQLNRRLRDVVRARPEFSGWSDGEIMRLVYVWRDPRPGARQIVKIAPGSGARFWEECLAGGYICVGWDAVGDLTEYQDEAAFRARFAELFAEEYKTNPSNIKKKATEVWTLRELKPGDLIVANKGKTQILAVGEVVEPGYEWNTERSDHRHTVRVKWDTSIAREIPPQESWGFVTVAKLPAALYEELIGDGPGPVPEDPLFLELQAALDRKKQVILYGPPGTGKTWVARRFAMSWLARRNGRSDAAALLGDKEKFARAEADLTNSGHLLQLTFHPSYSYEEFVEGFRPVKGESGALSLNLEDGVFKRYAKAAAAKPKDTFLLLIDEINRANIAKVFGELITLIEADKRGIGIVLPQSRDRFVVPPNLFIIGTMNTADRSIRLMDSALRRRFAFVEIMPSATILTGAKVGTLALEDFLEALNRKIASREGREKQIGHAFFLDGTQPVTDVTEFGRRMRYDVLPLLQEYCYDDYARLAEYVGQELVDAEGRLNTQLLDDPESVVRALEKHLLAKSTEE, from the coding sequence ATGGCGACAGTACCAGGACTGCAGCAAGCAATCACGAACTTCGATCGGCGGGACGCACAGCAGAAGGAGAAGCTCGGTCAAGAACAACGGCAGGAGATCCTCAAGCGTTTCCCTCTTGAGGGTTGGCCGACCCTACCGGTAGAGCGCTATGCACTAGGACAGGCGGATTCGAGCGACACGTACTGCCGATGGGTCGAGTTCAAGTCCTCTGAACTGGGCAGCGTCCGCGGTGGGTCGTCTGCGAAACTCATTCTGTACAAGCGCAGTGACAAGCCGGGCTGGTACGTGGCGCCATTCGCGAAGGACGAAGTCGAAGGTTGGGATCTCCTCCGCGGTACCTTCGTCAAGGCGTTTGAGCTTGCCTCGCGTGAAGAATGGGCGGAGATCGAAGCGCTCGAGCCTCTCCAGTACGGTCCCGCACTCTTGCTCAAGACACTCCACATCTACTTTCCCGAACACATCGTCCCGGTATGTTCCACCGCGCACCTTAAGCACTTCCTCGGGCTATTGGGAGAAGAGCCGTCATCGTTCAAGTCCCTGGGGCCAGTGCAACTCAACAGGCGTTTGCGAGACGTGGTCCGTGCGCGTCCCGAGTTCAGTGGGTGGTCCGACGGCGAGATCATGCGCCTAGTCTATGTATGGCGAGACCCACGTCCCGGCGCCCGCCAGATTGTCAAGATCGCACCCGGTTCCGGAGCGCGGTTCTGGGAGGAGTGCCTCGCAGGCGGCTATATCTGCGTTGGATGGGACGCGGTGGGAGATCTCACAGAATACCAGGACGAGGCCGCCTTCCGGGCGAGGTTCGCTGAGCTGTTCGCGGAGGAGTACAAGACCAATCCCTCCAACATTAAGAAGAAGGCCACCGAAGTCTGGACTCTCCGCGAGTTGAAGCCCGGTGACTTGATTGTCGCCAACAAGGGCAAGACGCAGATATTGGCGGTCGGTGAAGTTGTCGAGCCCGGGTACGAGTGGAACACGGAGCGCTCCGACCACAGACATACCGTGCGAGTGAAGTGGGACACCTCAATTGCCCGGGAGATTCCACCGCAGGAATCGTGGGGATTCGTCACGGTGGCAAAACTGCCGGCGGCACTCTACGAAGAACTGATTGGGGACGGCCCGGGCCCAGTGCCCGAGGATCCCCTTTTCCTGGAGCTGCAGGCTGCCCTTGATCGGAAGAAACAGGTGATCCTGTACGGACCACCAGGAACCGGAAAGACCTGGGTCGCGCGACGCTTTGCCATGTCCTGGTTGGCCCGGCGGAATGGCCGAAGCGACGCGGCCGCCCTCCTCGGCGACAAAGAGAAGTTCGCTCGTGCGGAAGCTGACCTCACGAACAGCGGCCATCTTCTCCAGCTCACGTTCCATCCCTCATACAGCTACGAAGAGTTCGTAGAGGGATTCAGGCCCGTGAAAGGGGAGTCCGGGGCCTTGTCGCTGAACCTCGAGGATGGAGTGTTCAAGCGATACGCCAAGGCAGCAGCCGCGAAGCCAAAAGACACGTTCCTGTTGCTGATCGACGAGATCAACCGGGCCAACATCGCCAAGGTGTTCGGCGAGTTGATCACCCTCATCGAGGCCGACAAACGGGGGATCGGAATCGTCCTTCCACAGAGTCGTGACCGATTCGTCGTACCCCCGAACCTGTTCATCATCGGCACGATGAACACTGCCGACCGCAGCATTCGCCTGATGGACTCAGCGCTGCGTCGCCGCTTTGCCTTCGTGGAGATCATGCCCAGTGCCACGATCCTCACTGGCGCGAAGGTGGGAACACTCGCCTTGGAGGACTTCCTTGAGGCGCTGAACCGCAAAATCGCGTCGCGCGAAGGGCGCGAAAAGCAGATTGGGCACGCGTTCTTTCTCGATGGCACTCAGCCTGTCACCGACGTCACGGAATTCGGGCGACGAATGCGGTACGACGTCCTTCCCTTGTTGCAGGAATACTGCTACGACGACTATGCCCGCCTTGCGGAGTACGTCGGCCAAGAGTTGGTGGATGCGGAGGGCCGTTTGAACACGCAGTTGCTGGACGATCCGGAATCAGTTGTGAGAGCGCTCGAGAAGCACCTGCTGGCCAAGTCGACAGAGGAATGA
- a CDS encoding retron St85 family effector protein has product MSKLDFSRHPASGRARERLVVSLRRSAARPSKLKPLVLLCGREDSPRRARLREYLAQRPNSVLPLVFYAEDVWMEIQASGRNMLELEEELARLADLVVVIVESAGSIAELGAFALSEPLRRRMLAILDRRYLGQRSFINFGPVSLIDKYSRFGKAIYCDLDAILLSGEDIFERLSRATGIGRPLEVDRGPISNQPKQLMFLVADIVFIAGPLTAEQCDAMVEEVVGKNTSLTTKEALAILKALAQVTVKRYKGADYYSAVPGAGISAEASPRVDELPRLRAQYLGGLSAIPEWRQLFRELA; this is encoded by the coding sequence ATGAGCAAACTAGACTTCAGCCGCCACCCTGCGTCCGGCCGCGCTCGCGAGCGTTTGGTCGTCTCTCTGCGGCGTAGCGCCGCGCGCCCTTCAAAGTTAAAGCCGTTGGTTCTTCTCTGTGGTCGGGAGGACAGTCCACGCCGCGCACGCCTCCGGGAGTACCTCGCCCAGCGGCCGAACAGCGTTTTGCCGCTCGTCTTCTACGCGGAAGATGTCTGGATGGAGATTCAGGCGAGCGGCCGGAACATGCTTGAACTCGAGGAGGAGCTTGCTCGCCTTGCTGATTTGGTCGTCGTCATCGTCGAAAGTGCGGGCTCGATCGCTGAACTCGGGGCGTTTGCACTGAGCGAACCTCTTCGCCGTAGAATGTTAGCCATTCTGGATCGGCGCTATCTGGGCCAGAGATCCTTCATCAATTTCGGGCCGGTGTCTCTGATCGACAAGTATTCGCGTTTCGGAAAGGCAATCTACTGCGACCTAGACGCGATCCTGCTAAGTGGCGAGGATATTTTCGAACGACTCAGTCGGGCCACTGGCATCGGGAGACCGTTGGAGGTCGATAGGGGGCCAATCTCCAACCAACCGAAGCAACTTATGTTCTTGGTGGCCGACATCGTTTTCATCGCGGGCCCATTGACGGCTGAGCAATGCGATGCCATGGTCGAGGAAGTCGTGGGGAAGAACACTTCGCTCACAACGAAGGAGGCCTTGGCGATCCTCAAAGCGCTCGCTCAGGTAACTGTCAAGAGGTACAAGGGCGCTGATTACTACTCCGCGGTCCCAGGGGCTGGCATCAGCGCTGAAGCATCCCCGAGAGTCGACGAGTTACCTAGACTCCGTGCCCAGTACCTCGGTGGCTTGTCAGCGATACCAGAGTGGCGGCAACTTTTTCGCGAACTTGCGTGA